The Oceaniferula flava genome contains the following window.
TGCTATGGGGGCCGCGAATGTGGTCCCAGGCGTCTCGGGCGGCACCATTGCGTTCATTACCGGGATTTACCAGCGCCTGTTGGACTCGCTCAAGGCCTTCGATGTTCGGGCGCTGAGGATGTTGATGAAGATGGACATCGGCGGCTTTGCCAAACATGTCGACCTCGGTTTCCTGATTTCGCTCGGCCTCGGCGTGCTTGCGAGCATCGTTACCCTCGCGAAAATCCTCAAGGATGCCTATGCCAGTAGTCCGGTGCTGGTAGATGCCTTTTTCTTCGGTCTGATCCTCGCATCGATCTTCTCCGTGGGGAAGATGGTGAAAAAGTGGCGACCGTTCGAGATTGTCGCTCTGCTGCTAGGTTGTGGCATCGCAGTTTGGCTCGCCTTTCTGGAGCCGGCGGCAGAAAATAAAAACCTCGGTTATCTCATGGTCTGCGGAGCGGCTGGCATGTGCAGCATGATCATTCCCGGTATTTCCGGCTCGTTTATTCTCCTGTTGATGGGGAATTACAAACTGATCATTCTCAATGCGGTCAACGATTTGCGCGCCCTGAAGTTTGCCGAGTCCCTGCCTATTCTCATTCCAGTCGGAATCGGTGCCGTGCTGGGGCTGGTGGTTCTCTCCCGGGTGCTCAGCTGGCTGTTTAAAAAATACCACGATACCGCCGTCGCTCTGATTACGGGTTTCGTGGCAGGCTCTCTGGTGATTATTTGGCCGTGGAAATCGATTGCCGAATCCGTCGTCATCGATGGCAAGGTCAAGGTAATCGCGTGGCACCGGGAGCTACCTGACCTCATGCTGGCGAACACCTGGGTGGCCGTGGCTTGGTTGGTAGGGGGCATTGCTCTCATTGCCGTCACCGAAAAGCTGGCGAGCAAAGGTTAGTTAGGGGAGGGGGCAGAGATCGGGTCAGCTTATGCAGATCAGTTTTTAGAGCCCGAAAGAGACCCAAAATCGGCAAAAACAATGCATTCAGCACATTCCCTTGGTAATTCTCAACAATCAACCCCGATTAAAAGCGTGCTGAAATCCCCTGTATTTCAATGTGATCCAGAAAAATGCAGAAAAGGGTGAGATTTTTTTTGACAGAAGTCCGCTCTCTGCTAGCTTGCCGCCCGCTTTCCCACGGTAAGTCTTGTGGAGACGCTGAATACAATCTCAGGAAACGAGTTTGACATCAGGGTTTTTCAGGTGAATCAAGGGGAGGCATCTTAGGGCTAAATGCTCTTGTAGCTCAGTGGTAGAGCGCGTCCTTGGTAAGGACGAGGTCGGCGGTTCAAATCCGCTCAAGAGCTCCAGCTTAAAAAATCACCGATTCCCCCGCTTCATAAGTGGACGGCGTCACCACAAAGAAAACCAGCGGCCCGCAAGGGCAAACAAACCAAAGAAAATACCATGGCTAAAGAAGCATTCGAAAGATCCAAGCCACACGTTAACGTCGGCACCATCGGCCACGTTGACCACGGCAAAACCACTCTCACAGCAGCTATCACCAACATCCTTGCTGAAGCAAGCGGTGGCGAAGCTAAGGCATATGATGAAATCGACGCT
Protein-coding sequences here:
- a CDS encoding DUF368 domain-containing protein, encoding MEYFYTFLKGFAMGAANVVPGVSGGTIAFITGIYQRLLDSLKAFDVRALRMLMKMDIGGFAKHVDLGFLISLGLGVLASIVTLAKILKDAYASSPVLVDAFFFGLILASIFSVGKMVKKWRPFEIVALLLGCGIAVWLAFLEPAAENKNLGYLMVCGAAGMCSMIIPGISGSFILLLMGNYKLIILNAVNDLRALKFAESLPILIPVGIGAVLGLVVLSRVLSWLFKKYHDTAVALITGFVAGSLVIIWPWKSIAESVVIDGKVKVIAWHRELPDLMLANTWVAVAWLVGGIALIAVTEKLASKG